A stretch of the Nicotiana tabacum cultivar K326 chromosome 6, ASM71507v2, whole genome shotgun sequence genome encodes the following:
- the LOC107794771 gene encoding uncharacterized protein LOC107794771: MNVSGETCLKGRWEAKHHGIGEFFEARLCPLGEGERSSASGPRNNNNKQKGPSQGDSADSKTSSSRRLREDVLVEPAAPEISGFRKTVSPPMRSSFLVEGTWRNEGSLPPTSSPIEDTSRDAQSQGPYISSDRIPIGGSSIGVDGSRIIDVRLTFEEAQRLYSVVSFGRSCWFYSFCSFYSLIEFLLHRLLTSSSLSCFIVSPVCEKPRMGRNPSGFFCDERKDVLAHLWYEASRSLNYESYLEEQLQKKTEDLERLWTKLVKLGVSAMS, from the exons ATGAACGTAAGTGGCGAGACTTGTCTaaagggtagatgggaggcaaaacaccacg GCATTGGGGAGTTCTTCGAGGCGAGATTGTGCCCTCTCGGAGAGGGAGAAAGATCGTCAGCTTCGGGGCcgaggaataataataataagcaaAAAGGGCCTTCGCAGGGCGACAGTGCTGATAGCAAGACAAGTTCATCCCGAAGGCTCAGAGAGGATGTATTAGTTGAGCCTGCAGCGCCCGAGATCTCTGGCTTTAGAAAAACGGTCTCTCCTCCAATGCGGTCTTCTTTTCTCGTCGAAGGTACCTGGAGGAACGAGGGTTCTCTGCCGCCGACTTCTTCTCCTATCGAAGATACTTCGAGGGATGCTCAAAGCCAGGGGCCGTATATATCGAGCGACCGTATCCCAATCGGGGGCAGTTCTATTGGGGTTGATGGATCCAGAATAATAGATGTGCGCTTGACTTTTGAGGAAGCTCAGCGGCTATACTCTGTGGTGAGTTTTGGCCGATCGTGTTGGTTTTATAGTTTTTGCAGTTTTTACTCTCTTATCGAGTTTCTCCTTCATAGGCTTTTAACAAGCTCAAGTTTGAGCTGCTTCATCGTGAGTCCAGTCTGCGAAAAGCCGaggatggggagaaatccctcaggctttTTTTGCGATGAAAGGAAAGACGTGTTGGCACACTTGTGGTATGAGGCGAGTCGAAGTCTGAACTACGAAAGCTACCTCGAGGAGCAG ttgcagaaaaagacagAGGACCTAGAACGCCTTTGGACGAAGTTGGTCAAGCTAGGTGTGAGTGCGATGAGCTAA